Proteins from a single region of Streptomyces sp. HUAS 15-9:
- a CDS encoding sugar ABC transporter substrate-binding protein → MRRTATALTAFSSALSLSACGAIGGSGEGGGGASPTRDDITVGLLLPDRDTARFEKFDYPIIKKEVASLTHDKGKVLYANAGASVAKQSQQFQQMVDQKVDIILVDAVDAKRIAPDVQKSKDAGIPVIAYDRLAQGPIDAYVSHDNELVGQVQGRAITEALASKGPDSKVVMMNGDPADPNTAQFKKGALGELQGKVDIVEQYDTDKWSPAVAKAHMKQAIKSVGVDRIAAVYSANDGMAAAVIDALKEAGATKIPPVTGQDANLDAVQRIVAGQQYMTVYKPFLDEANYAAEMAVNKVQGRDIAFDALTRDTVDSPTRKHIPAMLVPVVSLTKDKIKETVIADNVYTVRQICTAAYAADCAAIGLK, encoded by the coding sequence GTGCGCCGTACCGCCACAGCCCTGACCGCTTTCTCTTCCGCACTTTCACTTTCCGCGTGCGGAGCCATCGGTGGGAGCGGCGAGGGCGGCGGGGGCGCGTCCCCGACGCGCGATGACATCACCGTGGGGCTGCTCCTGCCCGACCGGGACACGGCACGCTTCGAGAAGTTCGACTACCCCATCATCAAGAAGGAAGTCGCCTCTCTCACGCATGACAAGGGGAAGGTCCTCTACGCCAACGCCGGGGCGAGCGTGGCCAAGCAGAGTCAGCAGTTCCAGCAGATGGTGGATCAGAAGGTCGACATCATCCTGGTGGACGCCGTGGACGCCAAGCGCATCGCACCGGACGTGCAGAAGTCGAAGGATGCCGGCATACCCGTCATCGCGTACGACCGTCTGGCGCAGGGTCCGATCGACGCCTACGTCTCGCATGACAACGAACTCGTCGGCCAGGTACAGGGCCGCGCGATCACCGAGGCGCTCGCCTCGAAGGGGCCGGACAGCAAGGTCGTCATGATGAACGGCGACCCCGCCGACCCGAACACCGCGCAGTTCAAGAAGGGTGCGCTCGGCGAACTCCAGGGCAAGGTCGACATCGTCGAGCAGTACGACACCGACAAGTGGTCGCCCGCGGTCGCCAAGGCGCACATGAAGCAGGCCATCAAGTCGGTGGGCGTGGACCGCATCGCCGCCGTCTACTCGGCGAACGACGGCATGGCCGCCGCCGTCATCGACGCGTTGAAGGAAGCGGGCGCGACCAAGATCCCGCCGGTGACCGGGCAGGACGCGAACCTGGACGCGGTGCAGCGGATCGTCGCGGGTCAGCAGTACATGACTGTGTACAAGCCGTTCCTGGACGAGGCCAACTACGCCGCGGAGATGGCGGTGAACAAGGTCCAGGGCCGTGACATCGCCTTCGACGCGCTGACTCGCGACACGGTCGACAGCCCGACGCGGAAGCACATCCCCGCGATGCTCGTGCCGGTGGTCTCCCTCACCAAGGACAAGATCAAGGAGACGGTGATCGCGGACAACGTCTACACCGTCCGGCAGATCTGCACCGCGGCCTACGCGGCGGACTGCGCGGCCATCGGGCTGAAGTAG
- a CDS encoding medium chain dehydrogenase/reductase family protein yields MKRVVVDHFGGPEALRVVEEDVPVPGPGEVRVRVLAAGVSFTDAQLRAGTYLGVPKPPFTPGYELVGVVEELGPGCTRLRTGDRVAALTVWGAYAECVCLLEANTVEVPDDLDPAQVVSLVLTYVTAYQLLYRMARVKRGETVLVHGAAGRVGTAVLELGALSGLGLYGTASARDRAAVERHGAVAIDYRNEDFLARVRELPGKGVDVVLDGLGGVLSLRSFRALRPGGRLVVFGHYAMLARGRTSRRGWIEWYGATAAVALWGLLSPRRRVRAYRIQKLREGRQVLPVATRPPAFPVGGGPRYREWFQEDFRTLLDLVRRGAIQPVVAERLPLSDARRAHELLEVSAAKGKIVLVP; encoded by the coding sequence GTGAAGCGCGTCGTCGTCGATCACTTCGGCGGCCCCGAGGCCTTGCGCGTGGTGGAAGAGGATGTCCCCGTCCCGGGACCGGGCGAGGTGCGCGTAAGGGTGCTGGCCGCGGGAGTGTCGTTCACGGATGCCCAACTGCGTGCCGGGACGTATCTCGGGGTGCCGAAGCCGCCGTTCACGCCGGGTTACGAGCTCGTCGGAGTCGTCGAGGAGCTCGGCCCGGGCTGCACACGGCTGCGCACGGGAGACCGCGTGGCGGCGCTCACGGTGTGGGGCGCGTACGCGGAATGCGTCTGCCTGCTGGAGGCGAACACGGTCGAGGTGCCGGACGACCTCGACCCGGCGCAGGTCGTCAGCCTCGTCCTCACCTATGTGACCGCCTACCAGCTGCTTTACCGGATGGCACGGGTGAAGCGCGGGGAGACGGTGCTGGTGCACGGCGCCGCCGGCAGGGTGGGCACCGCGGTCCTCGAACTCGGAGCGCTGAGCGGGCTTGGGCTCTACGGAACCGCTTCGGCACGCGACCGCGCCGCGGTCGAACGGCACGGTGCTGTCGCCATCGACTACCGCAACGAGGACTTCCTGGCCCGGGTGCGCGAGCTTCCGGGAAAGGGCGTGGACGTCGTCCTCGACGGGCTCGGGGGCGTGCTCTCCCTGCGCTCCTTCCGTGCGTTGCGCCCCGGCGGACGGCTTGTCGTGTTCGGCCACTACGCGATGCTCGCACGCGGGCGCACGAGCCGACGGGGGTGGATCGAGTGGTACGGAGCCACTGCGGCCGTCGCTCTGTGGGGCCTGCTCTCGCCCCGCCGCCGGGTGCGCGCCTACCGGATCCAGAAGCTCCGCGAGGGCCGCCAAGTGCTTCCCGTGGCCACTCGCCCACCGGCGTTTCCCGTGGGTGGAGGACCGCGATACCGAGAGTGGTTCCAAGAGGACTTCCGCACACTGCTCGACCTGGTGCGGCGTGGCGCGATCCAGCCGGTCGTGGCCGAGCGCCTCCCCCTGTCCGACGCCCGTCGTGCTCATGAGCTGCTCGAAGTGTCGGCGGCGAAGGGAAAGATCGTGCTCGTGCCGTAG
- a CDS encoding roadblock/LC7 domain-containing protein: protein MTTAVQNFGWLISEFVRTADGVTAAVAVSSDGLLMAASESLDRDRADHLAAVVSGITSLAQNAATAHGFHGMKLVMIEMFGGFLMVGRVRDGSCLGVLATEGCDVGLIGYEMAVLADRVGELLTPQLVRELNAAPLTSGHMQRAPYV, encoded by the coding sequence GTGACCACCGCCGTCCAGAATTTCGGGTGGCTCATCTCGGAATTCGTACGCACCGCCGACGGCGTCACGGCAGCCGTCGCAGTCTCCTCCGACGGGCTGCTCATGGCCGCCTCGGAGAGCCTCGACCGGGACCGCGCCGACCACCTGGCCGCCGTCGTCTCCGGCATCACCAGCCTCGCCCAGAACGCGGCGACCGCACACGGCTTCCACGGTATGAAGCTCGTCATGATCGAAATGTTCGGAGGCTTCCTCATGGTCGGTCGCGTCCGCGACGGCAGCTGCCTCGGCGTCCTCGCCACGGAGGGGTGTGACGTCGGCCTGATCGGCTATGAGATGGCCGTCCTCGCCGACCGCGTGGGCGAACTGCTCACCCCGCAGCTGGTGCGCGAGCTCAACGCCGCTCCCCTGACTTCGGGACACATGCAGCGCGCACCGTACGTGTGA
- a CDS encoding sensor histidine kinase yields the protein MAVVITVPICLLLAVAGLAVQGRAEALGDARATRSEVGLSLRIQALVHQLQRERGLSNGLLGGEREFRPALAATRERVDTALHGMRGEGTVEAVIQRHLQRLDGIRAAVDRGSTEAPTTQTNRTETGTADRAATLTFYTNAIDALDSVDPVTETATGADRQLRDALAALRELAAAKESVALERGFLNGVFAARGFHGREYLTFTEIRATRIAALARFQQYATAPQRAALNKAFRTAEAQRSTAYESRAEGAADGSALPADADAGAWWDAMTTLVDDLYAVQQSIGDDARHRAERLSHDAETGLAVYLLAGAFIAALLAGLAAFASRSLTRPLGALAEAAHDVARHRLPATVARIQQAPQEHGESLPTADVPDDPDAPLLSGAAEIAEVATSLRQVELTALQLAAQQAGLRRNTTESLANLGRRNQNLVRRQLSLITRLERQELDPDALAELFELDHLATRMRRNAESLLVLVGQNPPRPTAAPADGLEVVQSAVAEVEHYRRVLIATVEPVRVRGHAVADVAHLLAELIENGLTFSPPNEPVEVHGWYDTEDDTYCFAVVDHGIGMSEADKERANARLCDSGEEAFLAAPTRFLGHLVVGRLAHRLGEGVQVHLFDTSGGGLSALLALPGRLLAPAQGSSSTPPSARPAVSSLLNGFRAGVARAETRSTQGASS from the coding sequence GTGGCGGTTGTCATCACGGTCCCGATCTGTCTGCTGCTGGCGGTGGCCGGGCTCGCCGTGCAGGGGCGCGCCGAGGCCCTCGGTGATGCCCGGGCGACCCGTTCCGAAGTGGGCCTCAGCTTGCGCATCCAGGCTCTCGTACACCAGCTGCAGCGCGAACGCGGCCTGAGCAATGGTCTGCTGGGAGGGGAGAGGGAGTTCCGCCCCGCGCTCGCCGCCACCCGCGAGCGCGTTGACACAGCGCTTCACGGAATGCGCGGCGAAGGCACCGTCGAGGCAGTCATCCAGCGGCACTTGCAGCGCCTCGACGGCATCCGGGCGGCCGTCGACAGGGGCAGCACGGAAGCGCCCACCACGCAAACGAACAGGACGGAGACGGGCACAGCGGACCGGGCCGCGACTCTGACCTTCTACACCAACGCCATCGACGCCCTCGACTCCGTCGACCCGGTCACAGAGACCGCGACCGGTGCCGATCGTCAACTGCGCGACGCACTCGCGGCGTTGCGGGAACTCGCCGCTGCCAAGGAGTCAGTCGCTCTCGAACGCGGCTTCCTCAACGGCGTGTTCGCCGCCCGTGGCTTTCACGGTCGCGAGTACCTCACCTTCACCGAGATACGGGCCACGCGCATCGCCGCTCTCGCCCGCTTCCAGCAGTACGCCACCGCACCTCAGCGCGCGGCTCTGAACAAGGCTTTCCGCACCGCGGAGGCCCAACGCTCGACCGCCTACGAGAGCCGCGCGGAAGGCGCCGCAGACGGCTCCGCACTGCCCGCCGACGCCGACGCCGGTGCCTGGTGGGATGCGATGACCACACTCGTCGACGATCTGTACGCCGTGCAGCAGTCGATCGGGGACGACGCACGTCACCGGGCCGAACGGCTCAGCCACGACGCCGAAACCGGCCTCGCCGTCTATCTCCTCGCAGGCGCGTTCATCGCCGCCCTGCTCGCGGGCCTCGCCGCGTTCGCTTCCCGCTCCCTCACCCGCCCGCTCGGCGCCCTCGCAGAGGCCGCCCACGACGTGGCACGGCACCGGCTCCCCGCTACCGTCGCCCGTATCCAGCAAGCCCCGCAGGAGCACGGCGAGTCGCTTCCGACAGCCGACGTGCCGGACGACCCCGACGCGCCGCTGCTGAGCGGCGCGGCCGAGATCGCCGAAGTCGCAACGTCCTTGCGCCAGGTGGAACTCACCGCGCTCCAACTTGCCGCTCAGCAGGCCGGCCTACGCCGTAACACCACCGAGTCGCTCGCCAATCTCGGCCGCCGCAATCAGAACCTCGTACGTCGTCAGCTCAGCCTCATCACCCGTCTGGAGCGGCAGGAACTGGACCCGGACGCGCTCGCCGAACTCTTCGAGCTCGACCACCTCGCCACCCGTATGCGACGCAACGCCGAGAGCCTGCTGGTCCTGGTCGGGCAGAATCCGCCGCGGCCCACGGCGGCGCCCGCCGACGGCCTGGAAGTCGTCCAGTCCGCCGTCGCCGAGGTGGAGCACTACCGGCGGGTCCTGATCGCGACCGTGGAACCGGTGCGGGTGCGCGGGCACGCCGTTGCCGATGTCGCCCACCTCCTGGCCGAACTCATCGAGAACGGGCTGACTTTCTCGCCGCCGAACGAACCGGTCGAGGTGCACGGCTGGTACGACACCGAGGACGACACCTACTGCTTCGCCGTCGTCGACCACGGCATCGGGATGTCCGAAGCCGACAAGGAACGTGCCAACGCCCGCCTCTGCGACAGCGGCGAGGAAGCCTTCCTCGCCGCGCCCACCCGGTTCCTCGGCCACCTCGTCGTCGGCCGACTCGCCCACCGCCTCGGTGAAGGCGTCCAAGTCCACCTCTTCGACACCAGCGGCGGCGGACTGTCCGCCCTCCTTGCCCTCCCCGGGCGGCTGCTCGCCCCCGCACAGGGCTCCTCCAGCACACCCCCGTCCGCCAGGCCCGCTGTCTCCTCCCTGCTCAACGGCTTTCGGGCAGGTGTCGCCCGTGCCGAGACCCGAAGTACACAAGGAGCGTCATCGTGA
- a CDS encoding DUF1062 domain-containing protein translates to MNIDRKARWAVRQCALPMIVRPCLNCSGTRHRPSGKIRVNANGKLLDVWLLLHCAVCARTSKVPVHERVHVSSLEPARRVAYETNDTATVRELAMSASLAAKNGYHLDWTGTWDLETDTPFCALHDPTPLKVLISFELPAPVRVERLLMLGLGISRTEVRRMIADGRIHLPLAPGAKANHGFELIVDRSVSAGKGTSHRTDRS, encoded by the coding sequence ATGAATATCGACCGCAAGGCCCGGTGGGCCGTGCGTCAGTGCGCCCTGCCCATGATCGTGCGCCCCTGCCTGAACTGCTCGGGCACACGTCACCGTCCGTCGGGCAAGATCCGCGTCAACGCGAACGGCAAGCTCCTCGACGTCTGGCTGCTCCTGCACTGCGCGGTGTGCGCCCGGACCTCGAAGGTGCCCGTCCACGAACGCGTCCACGTGTCGTCGCTGGAGCCCGCTCGCCGGGTGGCGTACGAGACCAACGACACGGCCACGGTGCGGGAACTCGCGATGAGTGCGTCGCTCGCCGCGAAGAACGGATACCACCTCGACTGGACCGGCACCTGGGACCTGGAGACCGACACGCCCTTCTGCGCACTCCACGACCCGACACCGCTCAAGGTACTGATCAGCTTCGAGCTGCCTGCGCCGGTCCGTGTCGAACGACTGCTCATGCTCGGGCTGGGCATCAGCCGTACTGAGGTACGGCGCATGATCGCGGACGGCCGAATCCACCTGCCGTTGGCTCCAGGCGCCAAGGCGAATCACGGCTTCGAGCTCATCGTTGACCGATCCGTTTCCGCCGGGAAGGGGACAAGCCATCGGACTGATCGAAGCTGA
- a CDS encoding tetratricopeptide repeat protein yields MDARERTAKAEPQDELAARLRLLQELSGLGVRALARDAGLSSSSLSRYLNGQTVPPWPAVVALCRLVKRDPRPLRPLWERTSSPLPAPPKSSRQVRTLPRNDLPRDVPDFTGREERLAAVFAAIDSHRAVSVDGMAGVGKTCLAVHAAHRLAADFPDAQLYVDLHGFTEGRPPLDPDSALRMLLGALDVPSERVPQAGIEQLAACWRSELARRRVVVVLDNAADADQVRPLLPGAGDSVALITSRNRLLGLDEVPPVSLDVLSPRESAELLVRASGDPGGPEGRLARDPESAAEVLRLCGHLPLALRLAAARLRHRPGWTVGILVERMAEGTSEFDTALAMSVRQLNRSQARLFRMLGLLPGESFDEYVAAALADVPLRGARGMLEDLLDAHLVQQPTAGRYRLHDLVHQHARRAAAEQDSAAERERASGRVLDYYVHAAAAADAAMPFLSSGRTVSAGRPPAELPRFTDRNAAFAWLVTEYGNLMAAFETAAAVGADVHVCELPRFLRAYFARRCGTTHLNVLFERSLAAAERLGDPLQLAEAHSDLGFARYNAGRMAEAASSYEAAGLRVSQTGDARAEAELAVRRGYLSWDAGHVEEPLELFRLATRLYEKAGCPTEAAHAAASEAWAMLQLGHREEAARRAREVLGIPHTDPTWPPALTARITLGVAIAPENPDEAAQHLHRALALSRDDGHLHNQAWCLNCLGVALRQMGRYEEALASHREAFALLDELFEEHWKIHFLNGYGETCRLAGLPEEALRLHRQALELAPKLGNRYAEALAHEGIAIVLDETDPAGAAEHRAAGQAVLEQLDTGTWCRS; encoded by the coding sequence ATGGACGCGCGGGAACGGACGGCGAAAGCCGAACCACAGGACGAGCTGGCGGCCCGGCTGCGCCTGCTTCAGGAGCTGTCCGGGCTCGGCGTACGGGCTCTGGCGCGGGACGCCGGCCTCAGCTCCTCGTCACTGTCGCGCTACCTCAACGGGCAGACTGTGCCGCCCTGGCCCGCGGTCGTCGCCCTGTGCCGCCTCGTCAAGCGCGACCCCCGCCCGCTGCGTCCGCTGTGGGAACGGACCTCGAGCCCGTTGCCGGCGCCCCCGAAGAGCAGCCGCCAGGTTCGGACGCTCCCCCGCAACGATCTGCCGCGCGACGTGCCCGACTTCACCGGACGCGAGGAGCGGCTCGCCGCCGTGTTCGCCGCGATCGACAGCCATCGGGCGGTCTCCGTCGACGGTATGGCGGGCGTCGGCAAGACCTGTCTGGCGGTGCACGCGGCGCATCGGCTCGCCGCCGACTTCCCGGACGCCCAGCTGTACGTGGATCTGCACGGGTTCACCGAGGGCCGGCCCCCGCTCGACCCCGACTCCGCGCTGCGGATGCTGCTCGGCGCACTCGACGTGCCGTCAGAAAGGGTCCCACAGGCGGGCATCGAGCAACTGGCTGCCTGCTGGCGGTCGGAACTGGCCCGCCGGCGGGTCGTCGTGGTCCTCGACAACGCCGCGGACGCCGACCAGGTCCGCCCGCTGCTGCCCGGCGCCGGCGACTCCGTCGCCCTGATCACCAGCCGGAACCGGCTCCTCGGCCTGGACGAGGTCCCCCCGGTCTCGCTCGACGTGCTGAGCCCGCGGGAGAGCGCGGAGCTGCTGGTTCGCGCCAGCGGCGACCCGGGCGGCCCCGAGGGCAGGCTGGCCCGCGATCCGGAGTCCGCCGCCGAGGTCCTGCGGCTGTGCGGCCATCTGCCGCTGGCCCTGCGGCTGGCCGCGGCACGGCTGCGGCACCGGCCGGGCTGGACCGTGGGCATCCTTGTGGAGCGGATGGCCGAGGGCACGAGCGAGTTCGACACCGCGCTCGCCATGTCGGTCCGGCAGCTGAACCGGTCCCAGGCACGCCTCTTCCGGATGCTGGGCCTGCTCCCCGGCGAGTCCTTCGACGAGTACGTGGCGGCGGCCCTGGCGGACGTACCGCTGCGCGGCGCCCGGGGGATGCTGGAGGATCTGCTCGACGCGCACCTCGTCCAGCAGCCGACGGCGGGCCGCTACCGGCTGCACGACCTGGTGCACCAGCATGCGCGCCGGGCCGCGGCGGAACAGGACTCGGCGGCCGAGCGGGAGCGGGCGTCGGGCCGGGTGCTCGACTACTACGTGCACGCGGCGGCCGCCGCCGATGCCGCGATGCCGTTCCTGTCGTCCGGTCGCACGGTCTCCGCGGGCCGGCCCCCGGCCGAGCTGCCGCGCTTCACGGACAGGAACGCGGCCTTCGCCTGGCTCGTGACGGAGTACGGCAACCTGATGGCTGCGTTCGAGACGGCAGCCGCGGTCGGGGCCGATGTGCATGTGTGCGAGCTGCCACGCTTCTTGCGGGCCTACTTCGCGCGGCGCTGCGGCACGACCCATCTCAACGTCCTGTTCGAGCGGTCGCTTGCCGCCGCCGAGCGCCTGGGCGATCCACTGCAACTGGCCGAGGCCCACAGCGATCTGGGCTTCGCACGGTACAACGCGGGCCGGATGGCGGAGGCCGCGTCCTCGTACGAGGCGGCCGGACTCCGGGTGTCCCAGACGGGGGACGCGCGGGCGGAGGCCGAACTCGCCGTACGGCGCGGCTATCTGAGCTGGGACGCGGGGCACGTCGAGGAGCCGCTCGAACTCTTCCGGCTGGCAACCAGGCTGTACGAGAAGGCCGGTTGTCCGACAGAGGCCGCCCACGCGGCCGCCTCGGAGGCCTGGGCGATGCTGCAACTGGGACACCGTGAGGAGGCGGCTCGGCGGGCTCGGGAGGTGCTGGGCATCCCGCACACCGACCCCACGTGGCCACCCGCTCTGACGGCCCGGATCACGCTCGGCGTCGCCATCGCTCCCGAGAACCCCGACGAGGCGGCGCAGCACCTGCACCGGGCGCTGGCGCTGTCCCGCGACGACGGGCACCTGCACAACCAGGCGTGGTGCCTCAACTGCCTGGGTGTCGCGCTGCGGCAGATGGGCCGGTACGAGGAGGCACTGGCCAGCCATCGCGAGGCGTTCGCGCTGCTGGACGAGCTGTTCGAGGAGCACTGGAAGATCCATTTTCTCAACGGCTACGGCGAGACCTGCCGGCTGGCGGGCCTGCCCGAAGAGGCCCTGCGGCTGCACCGGCAGGCACTGGAGCTGGCCCCGAAGCTGGGAAACCGGTACGCGGAAGCGCTGGCCCACGAAGGCATCGCGATCGTGCTCGACGAGACGGATCCGGCTGGGGCCGCCGAGCACCGTGCGGCGGGACAGGCCGTCTTGGAGCAGCTCGACACCGGGACATGGTGTCGCTCATGA
- a CDS encoding carboxymuconolactone decarboxylase family protein, which produces MQSRMRNPAVVLSGAMQPIQEILKAAHCGGVDGQTLELVHLRVSQINGCSACVDGGAKTARKAGVSDERLATVAAWREAPYFTEEERAALALAEAATRLADRPDPVSDEVWDTAATYFDEKQLAAIVLMIGVTNLFNRLNATTRQIAGAWG; this is translated from the coding sequence ATGCAGTCCCGTATGCGTAACCCCGCCGTCGTACTGTCCGGTGCGATGCAGCCCATCCAGGAGATCCTCAAGGCCGCGCACTGCGGTGGAGTGGACGGGCAGACGCTGGAGCTGGTCCATCTGCGCGTCAGCCAGATCAACGGCTGCAGCGCCTGCGTCGACGGCGGTGCCAAGACGGCCCGCAAGGCCGGAGTGAGCGACGAGCGGCTGGCCACGGTCGCCGCCTGGCGGGAGGCCCCGTACTTCACCGAGGAGGAGCGGGCGGCCCTCGCGCTGGCCGAGGCCGCGACACGGCTGGCCGACCGTCCCGACCCGGTGAGTGACGAGGTCTGGGACACGGCCGCCACCTACTTCGACGAGAAGCAGCTGGCCGCGATCGTCCTGATGATCGGCGTCACCAACCTGTTCAACCGGCTCAACGCCACGACCCGCCAGATCGCCGGCGCGTGGGGATGA
- a CDS encoding iron chaperone, with translation MKERAKELKSSARRGSRADKAAEDEAAVLAKIAEMQDSDRAMAERIHAVIKASTPELAPKLWYGMPAYAKDGKVVCFFQSAQKFNARYATFGFSDKANLDEGAMWPASYALKELTAADEARIGELVKKAVN, from the coding sequence ATGAAGGAGCGGGCGAAGGAGCTGAAGTCGTCCGCGCGCCGCGGATCGCGTGCGGACAAGGCGGCCGAGGACGAGGCCGCGGTGCTCGCGAAGATCGCCGAGATGCAGGACTCGGACCGGGCCATGGCCGAACGGATCCACGCCGTCATCAAGGCGAGCACACCGGAACTCGCGCCGAAGCTCTGGTACGGGATGCCGGCATACGCCAAGGACGGCAAGGTCGTCTGCTTCTTCCAGAGCGCACAGAAGTTCAACGCGAGGTACGCGACGTTCGGCTTCAGCGACAAGGCGAACCTCGACGAAGGCGCCATGTGGCCGGCCTCCTACGCGCTGAAGGAGCTGACCGCCGCGGACGAGGCGAGGATCGGCGAGCTGGTGAAGAAGGCGGTGAACTGA
- a CDS encoding barstar family protein gives MAGPKQLMGEDHQPWLLEDAESLGRHPQSPGTDDLVLTGLDDCEGPPEGHRGAVRVHDEYRWLGSCREFARVLPPERDASPLVLRGLAPSEQLRQALSKGTRRALDLEQAALEIRDDRGESLTETLLWTKVSAWRPSAVRTDLIDLELDGKLFTPVPEYVRPLWEQWFAGPPDTPGAWAGLDTRQRWAWLDLVRDRACRRAHRDRPSGHAYELDGRHITDVPGLYLALGEAVNGPGGYFGGCPAAVDDCLRGTFGYTAPGALLWSDAAIVREHLSRILTADGRPYDLFTETLDALTRGGMHITLR, from the coding sequence ATGGCAGGGCCCAAGCAGCTCATGGGCGAGGACCACCAGCCCTGGCTCCTCGAAGACGCGGAGAGCCTCGGGCGTCACCCCCAAAGCCCCGGCACGGACGACCTCGTCCTGACCGGCCTGGACGACTGCGAAGGCCCGCCCGAGGGCCACCGGGGCGCGGTCCGGGTGCACGACGAGTATCGATGGCTCGGCTCGTGCCGGGAGTTCGCCCGCGTCCTGCCGCCCGAGCGGGACGCATCCCCGCTCGTCCTGCGGGGGCTCGCACCAAGTGAACAGCTGCGGCAGGCACTGTCGAAGGGCACCCGGCGTGCGTTGGACCTGGAGCAGGCAGCCCTGGAGATACGGGACGACCGGGGCGAGTCGCTCACCGAAACGCTGCTGTGGACCAAAGTCAGCGCCTGGCGACCCTCGGCCGTCAGGACCGATCTGATCGACCTGGAGCTGGACGGAAAGCTCTTCACGCCCGTCCCGGAATACGTACGGCCCCTGTGGGAGCAGTGGTTCGCCGGGCCGCCGGACACCCCCGGCGCCTGGGCCGGCCTCGACACCCGGCAGCGGTGGGCCTGGCTCGACCTCGTCCGGGACAGGGCCTGCCGGCGCGCGCACCGCGACCGGCCGAGCGGCCACGCCTACGAGCTCGACGGCCGGCACATCACCGATGTCCCCGGCCTCTACCTGGCACTCGGTGAAGCGGTGAACGGCCCGGGCGGCTACTTCGGCGGCTGTCCGGCCGCTGTCGACGACTGCTTGCGCGGCACCTTCGGCTACACCGCCCCCGGGGCCCTGCTCTGGAGCGATGCCGCGATCGTGCGCGAACACCTCTCCCGAATCCTGACGGCAGACGGCCGGCCCTACGACCTGTTCACCGAGACCCTCGATGCCCTGACCCGAGGCGGTATGCACATCACTCTGAGGTGA
- a CDS encoding histidine phosphatase family protein, with product MTIRLTFLCAPGGDATLDALLGDAPLNERDLRAAGAARAALPPHGPALRGPSLRCLQTADALGLTAASEPALRDFDLGQWSGRTVDDIAATDPHGLTAWFTDPDAAPHGGESVRQLCRRTANWLSGVAPGTGRTVAVTEAAVVRAALIHALAVPARAFWYLAVPPLSAISLTRRGGCWDVRLDRLDRASRRWVLSPAGTPPHPVGELLSPVHLADGNRPGSVRETLFVSCG from the coding sequence ATGACGATCCGCCTGACGTTTCTCTGTGCGCCCGGCGGTGACGCCACCCTGGACGCACTCCTCGGTGACGCTCCCCTGAACGAGCGCGACCTGCGTGCGGCAGGCGCCGCCCGGGCAGCGCTCCCTCCCCACGGGCCGGCCCTGCGGGGGCCCTCGCTGCGCTGCTTGCAGACCGCCGACGCCCTCGGCCTGACGGCAGCGTCCGAGCCGGCGCTACGCGACTTCGACCTCGGCCAGTGGAGCGGCCGTACCGTCGACGACATCGCCGCAACCGACCCGCACGGTCTGACCGCCTGGTTCACGGACCCGGATGCCGCACCACACGGCGGTGAGTCCGTACGACAGCTCTGCCGCCGTACAGCGAACTGGCTGAGCGGTGTGGCGCCGGGCACGGGCCGAACCGTGGCCGTCACCGAAGCAGCCGTTGTCCGGGCCGCCCTCATCCACGCCCTGGCCGTACCGGCGCGGGCCTTCTGGTACCTCGCCGTGCCGCCTCTGTCCGCGATCTCCCTCACCCGGCGAGGCGGCTGCTGGGACGTCCGCCTCGACCGCCTCGATCGAGCGAGCCGGCGATGGGTGCTCTCGCCAGCAGGGACTCCGCCGCACCCCGTCGGCGAGCTGCTCTCGCCCGTCCACCTGGCCGACGGGAATCGACCGGGATCGGTTCGGGAAACGCTCTTCGTCAGCTGTGGGTAG